The Bartonella sp. HY328 genome contains the following window.
AGCACAGCTTGCAGTGACTGGCACCTTTAACAATACATTTTACGCCAATGGCGGCGACCAGTTGGATAAGATTTTAGAACTTAGCGAAAAAGTTGACGCGGAGTTTCTTGCAAAAACTGCCATTTATGCTTTTGAAAAAGGCTTGATGAAAGATATGCCTGCTTTATTGCTCGCAATTCTTTCTAAAAACGAGAGCACTTATTTCAACCAAGTATTTAAAAGGGTTATCCGCAATGGTAAGATGCTGCGTAATTTCGTGCAAATTATGCGCTCTGGCACCATTGGTCGTAAATCACTTGGTACACGCCCTAAACGGCTTGTGCAAGAATGGCTTGAAAATGCCAGTGACATTGAAATTTTGCGCGCCAATATAGGAAATAAACCTTCGCTTGCTGATGTCATCAAAATGGTGCATCCGCGCCCAAAGGATAAATCGCGAGAAGCACTTTATGCCTATATTATGGGAAAACCTCATAATATTGACGAACTTCCAGCTATCGTCCGTGAGTTTGAGGAATTTAAGTTAAACCAAACTGGCAAAGTGCCAGAAGTGCCTTTCCAAATGTTGACTTCGCTTAATCTTACTAAGGAGCATTGGGCAGAAATTGCCTACCATGCTGGATTTCAAATGCTGCGTCAAAACCTTAACACTTTTTTACGTCATGACGTATTTTCAGTACCAGGTTTTACGCACTTCATCGCAGGTCGCCTTTGTGATGAAAATGAAATTCGCAAGGCTCGCGTTTTTCCCTATCAACTCATGACAACCTATCTTATGGCTGATAAGGCACTACCAGGCATGGTAAAAGATGCATTACAAGCAGCTATGGAAATAGCTCTTGATAATGTGCCTAAGCTAAACGGCTATGTCGTACTTTGCCCTGACGTTTCAGGTTCCATGTCATCGCCAGTTACTGGCTATCGCCACGGCGCAACTTCAGTTGTGCGATGCATTGACGTTGCAGCATTAATATCGGCAGCAATTATGCGTAAAAACAAATACGCACGTATAATGCCCTTTGAATTTGATGTTGTTGATATTGAACTCAATGCTCGCGACAGCATTATGACCAATGCCAAAAAACTTAGCAGCATTGGTGGTGGTGGCACAAATTGTTCCGCTCCACTTAAAACATTGAATGTAGAAAATGCAAAGCCCGATGTCGTTATCATGATTTCTGACAATGAATCATGGGTGGATGCCAACAATTTAACCAGATCAGGGCCAACCAAGATGATGGAAGAATGGGCCAAGATTAAAAATCGCAACCCAGATGCAAAGTTAATATGTCTCGACATACAACCTTACATTACAACACCTGCAGCAAATTTTGATGGTGTTTTCAATATTGGTGGATTTTCCGATGCAGTGTTTACACTTATCGGAACTCTGACAAAACAACAGGAAACAGAGCAATGGACAAAAATGATTGATGCAATAGAGCTATAAGCATAAAATCAGCCAAGCATTACAAATGGCCAAAATCATCAAGTTTTAAACAAAGCTGGAAGTGGATTTTTACAACTTCAACACAAGCCTTTGTTTTTATTTATTTTTTTAAAATAATACTTTACAAAACGAAAAATAAATGCTAAAAAAGACTCACCAAATTAAATTCATGGCAAATGCCAGTGGAACTACATTAGGTCGCGGGTTAAAGTCCCACCTTGTTCATATACATGAACATGAGCTCAGAAAGAGAGCGCAGACTACTGTTTCATTACAAACTTGTTGCTATGATTTTTATTTAACTTTTATATATGACAAATGCCGACGAAACTACATTCCAAAATCTAGGTCGCGGGTTCAAATCCTGCCAAGCCCGACACTGTGGGCTTGTAGCTCAGTGTTAGAGCGAGATAGTTTGTTTCGTTACTCCCTTGTTGTCATAGCTATACAAATTTCATTTTTGATATTTGTGGCGAATGCCGAATAAGAATACATTTTTGTTCTATACGTAAATCTCTTATTCACTCCTTGTCGCCACAACTACATTCTACCATAGCAAATGCCGATGGAACTACATTTGGTAAAGCTTTTAGATGTGAAGCTTTGGCTCTCACATTAAAGCGAAGCAGTTCAAATCTGCCCTATTTCAGTGCTAACATACCACTTTTAAAATAGGAATATTTCATCAATCCTTGTTGCTATGGCTTTTAATAATGCTCCATATTGTCTCCAACATATCATTAAAAAAATTAAGCTGATAAACCCAAAGATCAATAAGTTTTAGAGTACTAACTTATTAATAAGCAAAGCAAGAAAAAATAAATCAATAAAAAGGCATTAAAATTAAAGCGATATTTGGCATAATCTTTTGAAAAATAAGGGCGGCTTCAAATATGAAACCGCCCTAAAACTTTAATCATAAATCAGGATTATATATTATTGCTTGTTTTCAACCGAGCCGTCACCAAAATGACGACCTTCCTTTGGTGGGGCTTTGGTTTCAACTGGTGAGCCGTCCTTTTGGCCTTCAACATAGGAATTTTCTTGAGAGCCATCGCCAAAATGACGACCTTCTTTTGGTGGGGCTTTGGTTTCTACTGGAGAACCATCTTTCTGGCCCTCAACATATGTATTTTCTTTAGAGCCACCATTTAAGGTGCGCTCGGCTGCGAAAACATTGCTTGCAGCTAATGACAATATTGCAACTGATACTAATAAAAGCTTTTTCATTATCTTCGTCCTCGTTTTGCCGCTAATATTTTAGCGAAAATTTCAAAATATTATCTAACAATATCTAGAACGGTATCAAGGAAGGTCAAGAACGTCTAATCAAATAATATTGTATTTATATAGGGATAGATAAATTAAATGTTACCATGCGTTATAGGCTACAATATTTCGAGAGCCTTTAAATTCATGTTTACCACTTTTTTCAACTTAATATTTCAATAAACTAAATTTCCATTTAAACAACATTTAAACCATTTTACTTCTAGTTATCGGCCAGTGAGCATTGACTTTTTAACGCAAAATATTGCTATTAAATATGGGGTAAAAACCATAAAGAGTTTAGAAAAACTCAAAAATATGTGTTTTTTGAAAAGATTTTTCATAAAATCTGCGGATTAGTACAGTTTATATTTTCACATTTTATTTAATTCCGTTACATTGTCGCTAATCAATGGAGGTGACAATGATTTTAAAACGCAAATTTGTAACTGTGCTCGCTTCACTTATTGCAGCAACAGCAAGCCTCGCTCCAATACATGCGGCGCAAGCTGCCGACCGCATATTGAATGTATCCTATGATCCAACCCGCGAATTTTATCGCGAATATAACCAAGCCTTTTCCGACTTTTGGAAAAAAGAAAAAGGCACTGATGCAGTAGTTCGCACCACCCATGGTGGTTCTGGCTCACAAGCGCGATCAGTGATTGAAGGCTTAAATGCTGATGTTGTTACTCTTGCACTAGAAGCAGATATTAACGAGATTGCAGAACGCACAGGAAAAATACCTGAAAACTGGCGTGGTACACTTGCCCATAATAATGCCCCTTATACATCAACCATTGTATTTTTAGTGCGCAAAGGCAACCCCCAAAACATTAAAGATTGGGGCGACCTTACCCGCTCGGATGTAAAGGTTATTACCCCTAACCCCAAAACGTCTGGCGGTGCACGGTGGAACTTTTTAGCTGCCCTTGCTTGGGCACGCAAAAACTTCAATGGCGATGAAGAAAAAGCTCGCCAATATGTACGAGACCTTTATCGCAACGTCCCTGTGCTGGATACTGGCGCACGTGGCTCAACCTTAAGTTTCACCCAACGCGGCCTTGGTGATGTGTTGCTTGCTTGGGAAAATGAAGCCATCCGAACATTGGAAGAAAAACGCGGCGAAAATTTTGAAATTGTTGTTCCATCAATCTCTATCCTTGCTGAACCACCTGTTGCCCTTGTTGATGGTAATGTCGATAAAAATGGTACAAGAGAAATAGCCACCGCCTATTTACAGCATCTCTATAGCCAAGAGGGACAGTCTTTGGCTGCAAAATATGGCTACCGCCCATCAAACCCTGAGCTAGTTGATAAAACACTTTTGCAAAAATTCCCACCCTTGACGTTAGTAAAAATTGAAGATTTTGGCGGCTGGAAAAAAGCACAAGCAGAATTTTTCAATGAAGGCAGTTTCTTCGACCAAATTTTTAGTGGCAACCAATAGGAGCCGATAAAATATGGCATCAACAACAGCAAAGCCTAACTCATGGAAGACACCAAGCATTATACCCGGCTTTGGTTTAACCTTTGGGATTTTCATGACCTATATGTGGATTTTAATATTACTGCCAATTGCGGTAATATTTTTCCGCACCTTCTCGCTTAGTTTTAGCGAATATATTGATATAATCAAAACGCCCACCGTTAGCCATGCCATTTGGCTAAGCCTTTGGACATCAATGCTTGCGGCATTAATTAATGTCGTTTTTGGACTGCTGATTGCTTGGGTTTTGGTGCGTTATAATTTCCCCGGTCGCCGCCTTGTTGATGCCTGTATTGATCTACCCTTTGCCTTGCCAACCGCTGTCGCTGGCATTGCTTTTGCAACGCTTTATTCGCCTATTGGTTGGCTTGGATCGCTGCTCAACAAACTTGGCATCAGCATTATCAACACCTCAACCGGTATTGTTATTGCGCTTATTTTCATTGGTATTCCCTTTGTTGTCCGCACCATCCAACCGGCGATTGCCGAGTTTGAAAAAGACGTTGAAGAAGCCGCTGCAAGCCTTGGTGCAAACCGTTTACAAACCTTTATTAAGGTTATTTTACCAGCCCTCTTACCATCAATCATGACTGGTTTTGCCCTTGCCTTTGGTAGAGCAATCGGTGAATATGGCTCGGTCATTTTTATTGCGGGTAATTTACCACGCGAAACGCAAATTGCCCCGTTAATGATTGTTATCCAGTTAGAGGGTAACGCCGCCAATAAATATGCCAATGCCGCAGCTATTGGCGCAACCATGCTTGTTATTGCCTTTATCATTTTATTGGCTATTAATCTATTGCAAGCCTATAATCGCAGGAGATTTGGCAATGGCTAATTATAGCAAACCACAAAATCCACCAAGCGATCCGACAAGCGATAATATCTGGTTTAAATGGATAGCCATAGCAGTTGTATTACTATTCTTGACCATCATGCTATTTTTACCTTTGGCAATTGTCTTTGTTGAAGCTTTAGGTGAAGGTTTTGATGCCTATTGGCAAGCCATCAGTGAAGCAAGCACGTTAAACGCGATTAAACTTACACTTATTGTCGCTTTAATCGCGGTGACGTGTAACAGTTTGATTGGCATTTTAGGTGCATGGGCAATTACCAAATTTCGTTTTCGTGGCAAGGCCTTTGTCATAACTTTAATTGATTTACCTTTTTCCATATCACCTGTCATTGCTGGGCTTGCGCTGATTTTGGTTTTCAGCATGGATAGTGTCTTGCGCCCAGTGCTTGAATATTTCAACATTGAAATTATCTATGCCTTACCCGGCATGATCCTTGCAACCATGTTTGTAACCTTTCCTTTTGTTGCCCGTGAACTTATTCCATTGATGCAAGACCAAGGCACCAGTGACGAAGAAGCCGCGCTTTCGCTTGGCGCAAGTGGGTTTAAAACCTTTTGGCTGGTAACTTTGCCTAATATTAAATGGGCGTTACTTTACGGAATTTTGCTTTGCAATGCGCGTGCAATGGGCGAATTTGGTGCAGTTTATCTTGTTTCCTCACGCATTGAGGGGGAAAGTATGACACTGCCCTTGCAAATTGAGCTTATGTATTATTCCGACATTACTGCTGCCTGCGCGATAGCAACGCTGCTAACCTCGCTTGCATTAGTAACACTTGTCTTAAAAACATTAATTGAAAAAATTTACGCCCGTAAGGGAGCACGCACAGGCCATTAATATGAGCTGATGCAAAATATAGTTTCGAGGATTGACTATGGATGTTCGCCTAAATTCCTTAAATAAAGAATTTGACGGCTTTGCTGCGTTAAACGATATTTCACTTGATATTCGCTCAGGCGAATTATTGGGCCTGCTTGGACCATCAGGTTCAGGCAAAACCACGCTTTTGCGCCTTATAGCTGGACTTGAATTTCCAACATCCGGCACCGTTTATTTTGGCGATAAGGATGCATCCTTACACTCTATACGTGAGCGTAATGTCGGTTTTGTTTTTCAGCATTATGCGCTTTTCAAGCATTTAACCGTTTTTAATAATATTGCTTTTGGTCTCAATGTTCGCCCTTCAAAAACGCGTCCATCAAAATCCTTTATCAAGAATAAAGTGATGGAGCTTTTGGATCTTGTGCAGCTAACAGGACTTGAAAATCGCTATCCTAACCAATTATCGGGCGGGCAACGCCAACGCGTTGCACTTGCCCGCGCCATGGCAATTGAACCGCAAATCCTGCTGCTTGATGAGCCTTTTGGCGCCTTAGACGCGCAAGTTCGCCGCGAATTACGCCATTGGCTGCGTGAAATGCATGATAAAACTGGATTTACCACCATATTTGTGACCCATGACCAAGAAGAGGCACTTGAACTTTCTGATCGCGTTGCCATTATGCATAAGGGCACAATCGAACAATTAGGCTCAGCTGACGATATTTACGACAACCCCAAAACGCCTTTTGTTTATGACTTTATTGGCGAATCCAGTAATATTATTATTGAGATAAAGTCGGGAAAATTTCTATATGACGGCAATGAAATTAACATTAAAAGCAATTTACCTGATGGTAAAGCCAAGTTGTTTTTCCGTCCGCATGAAATTGAACTAACAAATGCTGATCAGCAAAGCCTTAATGGTAAGCTCATTGCTCGCCGCCGTGTCGGATCTGCAAGGCGCGGCGAAGTAAAACTTGATAGCGGTGATATGGTAGAAATTGAGTTGCCGCGCGATTATCAGGGACAAATTGGCGACATTGTTCATTTCATACCGCGCTTTTATAAAATTTTTAACATTTAAAATGTTTTAGCCGAAAAATAAGGCCACCATTTAAATGAAATGGTGGCCTTTTTTAAATTATTGCGCCATTTTTTCCATAATAACATCAACAATTTCAAAGCGGGTTACGTCAACAAGCCCTTTGTCAGAAATACGCAATTGCGGAATAACCACCAATGCCAAAAGCGAATGCTGCATGTTGGCATTATTTAAAGTACAACCACATTCTGCCATGGCATCAACAAGCTTTTGCGCTTTAGCTGCAACAATTTCGGCGCGCTCATCAGACATAAGGCCTGCAATTGGTAATTCTACCATAGCAAGCTCTTTACCTTCAGAAATCATCACCATGCCGCCGCCAACTTCCCCCAGACGATTAGCAGCCATTGCCATATCGTCCTTATTGGTACCAACAACAATCATATGATGGCTATCATGGGCAACGGTCGATGCCAAAGCACAGGGCTTATTATAGCCAAAACCTGACACAAAAGCATTGGTGACATGGCCTGTTGCACGGTGGCGCTCAACCAGTGCAATTTGGCAAACGTCCTTAGCAATATCCATGCTCACAATGTTATCTTCAACGGGCAAGATAGCTTCAAGTGCCTTAGTAGGCGCTTGGTTCTCTACCATGCCAATAACACGCACCCGCACCTTTGCGGCATTATCAGCAACAACATCAAAATCATCACCTTTTAACACTTTGCCAAGATGCACAGTATTTTTTACGTGAGCTGGATATTGTGTCGCTGGAATATTAACAACAAGATTGCCATTTTCAGCCAAAAGTTTACCTTGGCCGATAACCACTTCAATCGGTAATTCTGCTAGATCCGATGTGATAATAATATCAGCTCGGCGACCTGGGGTAATTGAGCCCAAATCACGCTCAAGCCCAAAATGCTGCGCTGTGTTTAAGGTTGCCATTTGAATAGCGGTAATTGGCTTTAAACCCTGCGAAATAGCATGGCGGACAACGCGGTTCATGTGGCCGTCAAATACCAGTGTGCCAGAATGGCTGTCATCGGTGCAAAGCAAGAAATTGCGCGAATCCAAACCATGTTCAGTGATAGCTTTAACCTGTGATGCCACGTCATACCAAGCAGAGCCAAGGCGCAGCATAGAGCGCATGCCTTGGCGAACACGTGCCATTGCATCGTCTAGGGTTGTACCCTCATGGTCATCGGCTGGGCCACCAGCAATATAGGCATGGAAAGCACGGCCGCGCTCTGGTGAAGCATAATGGCCGCCAACGGTAAGACCAGCTTTTTGAGTAGCTGCAATTTCAGCAACCATTTTCGCATCATTATTAGCAACACCTGGGAAATTCATCATTTCGCCAAGACCAATAATATTAGGCCAAGACAAGATTTCGCTGATATCATTCGCACTAAGCTCGGCGCCAGCTTCTTCAAGACCGGGTGCGCTTGGTACGCAGCTTGGTGCCTGCACAAAAATATTAATTGGCATTTGTTGCGCTTCATCATTCATTAAGCGCACGCCTTCAACCCCAAGCACATTAGCGATTTCATGGGGATCAATAAACATGGTTGTTGTACCATGACCAATAACCGCACGGGCAAATTCTGTTACATTGACCATGCCACTTTCAACATGCATATGCGCGTCACATAGCCCTGGCACCAAATAGCGACCATTAGCTTCAATCACCTGCGTTTCAGTGCCGATTGTGTAGGTCGCATTTTCACCAACATAAGCAATGCGCCCTGCACTCACGGCAACATCAATATTGGCAATAATTTCACCAGAATGGACATTAACCCATTTACCGTTTTTAACAACTAAATCAGCCGCTTTGCGTCCCATGGCGACATCAACCAATTGCGGCGCAACTTCATGCCATTGTTTCATTGTTCATTTCCTTAAATTATTTTAATCATTCTTTAAAATGCGGATTTGGCGTTATAAGCCAAACCAAAATTACAATACTAAACCATTATTAAAGCTGTTTTTTCATTAACATGCTCTAAAGGCGTCATTTAGGTACACTGTCCAAGCGTAAGAAAAAATTCAACTTTTGCTGGAAATACTTTACGTCAATTGGTGCGCATTGTTGTGGTGTTTCTTCGGCTACAGATTTATAGGCTTGAATTTGTGCAACGAGCATAACAGCAATTAATGCTACAAACCACATCACAAGCCGAATTTCGCGGATTTTTCCTGTAACAATTTTCATCAACACATAGGTAATAACCGCCAACGATAAACCAAGGGTAATCGAAAAAGTAAGAGGAATAAGCAAAACAGCCAAAAATGCTGGCAAAGATTCCTCAAAATTCTTCCAATCAATCCGCCCTAAAGGTTCTGCCATGAAAAGTCCGGTTAAAATCAATACCGGCGCCGTTGCGATGGTTGGCACCAGCGATAATAATGGCGACAAGAATAAAAATGGTAAAAACAGCAAACCTGCAACAACCGCGACAAGACCCGTGCGCCCACCTTGTGAAATGCCAGCGCCCGATTCAAGATAAACAGTGGCTGGACTTGTGCCAAGCGGCGCGGAGATTAATGCTGCGACCGCGTCAACATGCATAGATTCACGAATATTATGCGGCATATCATTTTCATCCTTTAGGCCAGAGGCTTCTGCAAGCCCCATAAAGGTAGAAAGCGCCTCCACAAAATTGGTGAAAAGAAAGACAAAAATAAATGGAATATATAGGATTTGCAACGAGCCAATAAGATCAATTGTACCAATAAAACTAAAATCGGGCGCAGCAAAAACACCACTCCAATTGACAATAGTTTCAAGACCGCTACCATAGGTATAGGCACTACCATCGCCCCAAATACGGCCAATAGGAATAGCAAGCAACGTCGTAATAATCATGCCAAGCATTAGCGAGCCTTTAACGCCGCGACTAACCAAACCAACAGTGATAATGAAGCCAGCAATAAAAGTAAGAGTAACGGGGGTAATCGGTGTTAAAGCAACGATCGTATCAGGATCTGCAATAATAAATTTTGAGCCTTCCAAGCCGATTAACGCAATGAAAAGCCCAATGCCGCAAGCAATACCATAACGAAGATTAACTGGAATGGCTTCAATCACCACGCTGCGCAAATTAAAAAAAGCAAGAAGGGTAAATAAAACACCGGCCCAAAGCACACAGCCAAGCGCAATAGGTAATGGTACATTTGCGCCACTTACCAAAGTATAAGCAAAAAGCGTATTGATACCCATACCTGGTGCAACAAGAATAGGGCTTTTTGCATAAAGCCCCATGGCACAGCTACACAAAAAACTTACCAAAACCGTCGCTGTTAACCCAGCAGAAAAAGGAATGCCTGCTTTGGTCAAAATATCGGGATTAACCACAATAACGTAAGAAGCGGCCAAAAATGTCGTGAGCCCAGCTAATAACTCAATGCGTATTGACGACCCAGCCTTGCGGATACCAAAATAGCGATCTAAAAATGCAGCAAAGCCTTTATTTTGATGTTTTGTAGATTGTTGATTATTGTGCTGTACGCTGCCTTGTTGCTCAACGGCCATTTGGCACCCTTTCATCTTTTACACTTGCAGCATGTTTCAAGCTGCAGTTTAAACCAGCGCCCTCAATGAGATTGAAAGCCACATTGTTGGTTTTTTAATTTAAAATAAAATGAAAAGCATATTTTATCTTAGCATTTGCTATGACAAAATATGCTGGTGTTGTTCTTAGAGCGTTTTCCGAAAAGTGTGAAGCGGTTTTCGGACAAAAAACGCGGTGTAAACAATGGATTAGAGCGCCGATCTGATCCAATCAGATCGAAATGCGCTCGAATATTGATTTGAAACGAAAAAAGGCATTTACGAATAAATGCCTTTTAAAAACTTAAACATTATGGGTGGTTTGCACTGGGTCACCATAAGGGGTGATAACTTGCAAA
Protein-coding sequences here:
- the cysT gene encoding sulfate ABC transporter permease subunit CysT; the protein is MASTTAKPNSWKTPSIIPGFGLTFGIFMTYMWILILLPIAVIFFRTFSLSFSEYIDIIKTPTVSHAIWLSLWTSMLAALINVVFGLLIAWVLVRYNFPGRRLVDACIDLPFALPTAVAGIAFATLYSPIGWLGSLLNKLGISIINTSTGIVIALIFIGIPFVVRTIQPAIAEFEKDVEEAAASLGANRLQTFIKVILPALLPSIMTGFALAFGRAIGEYGSVIFIAGNLPRETQIAPLMIVIQLEGNAANKYANAAAIGATMLVIAFIILLAINLLQAYNRRRFGNG
- a CDS encoding vWA domain-containing protein; translated protein: MANFKLFASLRGKLVPATNSHNHHGAPAYELSPNEALAQLAVTGTFNNTFYANGGDQLDKILELSEKVDAEFLAKTAIYAFEKGLMKDMPALLLAILSKNESTYFNQVFKRVIRNGKMLRNFVQIMRSGTIGRKSLGTRPKRLVQEWLENASDIEILRANIGNKPSLADVIKMVHPRPKDKSREALYAYIMGKPHNIDELPAIVREFEEFKLNQTGKVPEVPFQMLTSLNLTKEHWAEIAYHAGFQMLRQNLNTFLRHDVFSVPGFTHFIAGRLCDENEIRKARVFPYQLMTTYLMADKALPGMVKDALQAAMEIALDNVPKLNGYVVLCPDVSGSMSSPVTGYRHGATSVVRCIDVAALISAAIMRKNKYARIMPFEFDVVDIELNARDSIMTNAKKLSSIGGGGTNCSAPLKTLNVENAKPDVVIMISDNESWVDANNLTRSGPTKMMEEWAKIKNRNPDAKLICLDIQPYITTPAANFDGVFNIGGFSDAVFTLIGTLTKQQETEQWTKMIDAIEL
- a CDS encoding NCS2 family permease is translated as MAVEQQGSVQHNNQQSTKHQNKGFAAFLDRYFGIRKAGSSIRIELLAGLTTFLAASYVIVVNPDILTKAGIPFSAGLTATVLVSFLCSCAMGLYAKSPILVAPGMGINTLFAYTLVSGANVPLPIALGCVLWAGVLFTLLAFFNLRSVVIEAIPVNLRYGIACGIGLFIALIGLEGSKFIIADPDTIVALTPITPVTLTFIAGFIITVGLVSRGVKGSLMLGMIITTLLAIPIGRIWGDGSAYTYGSGLETIVNWSGVFAAPDFSFIGTIDLIGSLQILYIPFIFVFLFTNFVEALSTFMGLAEASGLKDENDMPHNIRESMHVDAVAALISAPLGTSPATVYLESGAGISQGGRTGLVAVVAGLLFLPFLFLSPLLSLVPTIATAPVLILTGLFMAEPLGRIDWKNFEESLPAFLAVLLIPLTFSITLGLSLAVITYVLMKIVTGKIREIRLVMWFVALIAVMLVAQIQAYKSVAEETPQQCAPIDVKYFQQKLNFFLRLDSVPK
- a CDS encoding sulfate ABC transporter substrate-binding protein; the encoded protein is MLKRKFVTVLASLIAATASLAPIHAAQAADRILNVSYDPTREFYREYNQAFSDFWKKEKGTDAVVRTTHGGSGSQARSVIEGLNADVVTLALEADINEIAERTGKIPENWRGTLAHNNAPYTSTIVFLVRKGNPQNIKDWGDLTRSDVKVITPNPKTSGGARWNFLAALAWARKNFNGDEEKARQYVRDLYRNVPVLDTGARGSTLSFTQRGLGDVLLAWENEAIRTLEEKRGENFEIVVPSISILAEPPVALVDGNVDKNGTREIATAYLQHLYSQEGQSLAAKYGYRPSNPELVDKTLLQKFPPLTLVKIEDFGGWKKAQAEFFNEGSFFDQIFSGNQ
- a CDS encoding sulfate/molybdate ABC transporter ATP-binding protein translates to MDVRLNSLNKEFDGFAALNDISLDIRSGELLGLLGPSGSGKTTLLRLIAGLEFPTSGTVYFGDKDASLHSIRERNVGFVFQHYALFKHLTVFNNIAFGLNVRPSKTRPSKSFIKNKVMELLDLVQLTGLENRYPNQLSGGQRQRVALARAMAIEPQILLLDEPFGALDAQVRRELRHWLREMHDKTGFTTIFVTHDQEEALELSDRVAIMHKGTIEQLGSADDIYDNPKTPFVYDFIGESSNIIIEIKSGKFLYDGNEINIKSNLPDGKAKLFFRPHEIELTNADQQSLNGKLIARRRVGSARRGEVKLDSGDMVEIELPRDYQGQIGDIVHFIPRFYKIFNI
- the cysW gene encoding sulfate ABC transporter permease subunit CysW, with amino-acid sequence MANYSKPQNPPSDPTSDNIWFKWIAIAVVLLFLTIMLFLPLAIVFVEALGEGFDAYWQAISEASTLNAIKLTLIVALIAVTCNSLIGILGAWAITKFRFRGKAFVITLIDLPFSISPVIAGLALILVFSMDSVLRPVLEYFNIEIIYALPGMILATMFVTFPFVARELIPLMQDQGTSDEEAALSLGASGFKTFWLVTLPNIKWALLYGILLCNARAMGEFGAVYLVSSRIEGESMTLPLQIELMYYSDITAACAIATLLTSLALVTLVLKTLIEKIYARKGARTGH
- the ade gene encoding adenine deaminase, with the translated sequence MKQWHEVAPQLVDVAMGRKAADLVVKNGKWVNVHSGEIIANIDVAVSAGRIAYVGENATYTIGTETQVIEANGRYLVPGLCDAHMHVESGMVNVTEFARAVIGHGTTTMFIDPHEIANVLGVEGVRLMNDEAQQMPINIFVQAPSCVPSAPGLEEAGAELSANDISEILSWPNIIGLGEMMNFPGVANNDAKMVAEIAATQKAGLTVGGHYASPERGRAFHAYIAGGPADDHEGTTLDDAMARVRQGMRSMLRLGSAWYDVASQVKAITEHGLDSRNFLLCTDDSHSGTLVFDGHMNRVVRHAISQGLKPITAIQMATLNTAQHFGLERDLGSITPGRRADIIITSDLAELPIEVVIGQGKLLAENGNLVVNIPATQYPAHVKNTVHLGKVLKGDDFDVVADNAAKVRVRVIGMVENQAPTKALEAILPVEDNIVSMDIAKDVCQIALVERHRATGHVTNAFVSGFGYNKPCALASTVAHDSHHMIVVGTNKDDMAMAANRLGEVGGGMVMISEGKELAMVELPIAGLMSDERAEIVAAKAQKLVDAMAECGCTLNNANMQHSLLALVVIPQLRISDKGLVDVTRFEIVDVIMEKMAQ